The nucleotide sequence agtcgGTGACATCTGTCGTCACGTCTGtggactgtttttaaaaagaatgtGCAGCAGATAAAGATGCTGGTCTGTTCTCTTCCTGCAGCATGACTATGAGAAGAACAGAGCCAGACACGACCAAGAGGAGAAACTCATCATTTCCGCATGGTACAACATGGTGAGTGACGGCacagatacatgaaaacatgttgGTCGAGAAAAACATTCACGTGTTTGCTGGGTTTGTTTTTCCGGAGAGAACGAGTTTGAGGAAGacgtttgttttcctcagggGATGGCGTTGCATCAGAAAGTGTCCGGCGAGCGACTGGGACACTCCAACCAGGCCATGTCCTTCCTCGCCCAGCAGCGTCAGGCCACCAACGCCAGGAGAGGCCTGATGCGACATCACccgagataaaaaaaataaaataaaaaaaacacgcacacacgtgcTGATAAGAAGTGTAGAGAGGATGAAACGATCTACGACAAACTTCTTCTGAAAACTTTGCCTTGATGCCTTCACTGGATCGCTGCTCCTCAGAGTATTTCTCCATGCTGCTACTGCTCCCTGCTGGCTCGTAATGGTACaagatcattttttattttctccgcAGAGCCGCAGCAGAGAGACGACGCGTCTGCGTTTAACTGATCCAGAGTTAAGCCTCAGAAACAGAACACACTGAGGTGGGAGGAGTTATAGAACCTGAAATGAGGCTGAATCACCTTTTAAGGtgacttttgtttcctctttagtCTCTGACGCCctcttgtttatttttaggtctcttttaaatcttttttttttttttaaatatctcttATGTTTAACACTAGGATGCAACATGAGCTAGTTTTGTCGAGGTTACTATTTAAACCTGGGAGACAAGGGAGGTGTTATTAGGGTTAAGAGGACATGAAGCTACTACAAGTTACAGACTGATAACGGAGAATGACGTTAGCTGTTAGCACCTCTTTGGTTTTGttcatcagtttttatttttgtcttgtaGATCGTGTGTGTCGagaccatttttttaaaatttggtttggtttttagattttgaaggaaaaaaaaaatgtccgtGAGGTTTGTTTAGTGGCCGTAGtctcattttacagtttttctctAAACATAACATCCGGTTTCTAAAGTTACACCAAAGCACTTTCTCTTTGGGAGGGTGGGTTCGTCCAGTGCCTCGTTACATCACCTGCATGAAACTGTGGAAGAAACCTGCAAGTTTCAGATCTCTGCAGATTTTCTTTCTCCGTCTAATTTGGCGAAAATGGTTCGTtctcatgtgtttgtgatgatgtGACTTTTGTCTCTTGTCCTCACTCTATTACGAttttattgccttttttttttttttgttgttgttttttttgtcctcccTTCGTGCCCTCCTCCCAAAGATTGAAGCAGGATGTCGGTTGTGGGTTGGACCTAATTGCACTCACCACTTTACATTGGAACACTATGTGATCGAACCcctaattataataataacactaagAATAATGACTGGCCTCGTGGCCGTCGGCGGCTATTTGACCGTCAACCTCATTCAGAGTTCAACTGAAATGGAAGGAGCTGATTCATCAATGCACTGGAATTCTTTTGTCGACTGTTGACTGGAAGTCAGACGCAGAAACTAACGAACCTGGCATGGTTCCCTCTGCGTCTGcatttgttcatatttttccttttcagcaGAAGTAACATTAGATCGTCCCATATCAGAGCTGCTGTCTTTGTGTCTTCTACTTCGTCCTGGTGAACAGTTGTGCTGTGATCTACAGGGACCAGAATCCTGCTGTCGCGTGCACATGTTTTTACACTGGTGTCTTGTTATTTGAGTTTATATTTATGGTGTCGTGTCGTTATCTCTGCTGCACATTTACATGgctggagggttttttttcttgtcagtGTTTGTATCACGATGGTCTCGTAGATTACAGCAAACTGTACTTCACACAAGTTTGAGTCGAGTTAAAGTCTGTAGTTCTGTACGCTCTAATTTTGCACAACAAATAAATGGGATCTTAAGAACAGACATCTGGTGTTGTCTTTGTCataatgtgtaaaaaataactaataaagAAGTTTTCATTAACACGTCTTCAGGCTCTGATCTGAGAGAGACTTGATTCTGTCACATTCTTCAAGCCTAAAGGCCAAACTGGTTAGTCAGACTTGACACTCTGAAGTTCAGGTCTCGACAGAACAGTTGAGGGAAATTGTGTCACCACCACTTTCAAACAGAACAGTCGGATAGTGTTGATAACTGATGTTTGTTGAATCCAATCACCTGattctttaaaaacagattttctcccatgaaaacacaaaatgatccaatttattcagaaaaactgaaaataatcttaatttgggggaaaaaaatattcctaATGAAAACTGTTAGTTCAGAAAAAACAGAGgtgtttttctcattaaaacagaaaatgatttagtttattcagaaaaactgattatttttgtgtgaaaaCTGAAATTTATCAATAATCAGGAAAAACGTTTTTCTCATGAAAATCatctaattaaatgtaaaaactggattttttttaatcaagatttttttttctcatgaaaacaaaataaaaaatgtaatttatattattttcagaaaaactgaaaattatttaattgattcagaaaattacttttttttcgtgagaaaacagaaaattttTATTCATCTCATCAATGACGCAAAACTGAGAATTTTCTCATGGAAACTTAAAATTATTCAAttgattcagaaaaaaaaactttttcgtgtgaaaacagaaaaaactttttttacccttgataacagaaaataatcattaataaggaaaaaaaaattctcatgaAAATTTTAAATCATCTCATTAATGAGGAAAAACTGAGAATTTTctcatgaaaacagagaaaaatatttaatttatagtcttttcagaaaaactgaattttctcACGGAAGctgaaaattattttattgattcagaaaaatgaatttgttttcgtgtgaaaacagaaaaactaataaataaattcacGGAAACAGAAACTTATtttgattcatattttttttcttcataaaaaaacccaaaaatattttggtaattcagatttttttttctcacgaaaactgaaaattatttaattgattcagaaaaaaaaatttgttttcgtgtgaaaacagaaaaaaaaaatttccccttgataacagaaaataatcattaataaggaaaaaaaaaattctcatgaaaaatttaaattatttcattaatgAGGAAAAACTGAGAATTTTctcatgaaaactgaaaaaaaaatattatccagatttttttctcataaaaacaaaaaatatttaattaatattcttttcagaaaaactgaattttctcACGGAAgctgaaaataatttaattgattcagaaaaaaaaaattgtgttcgtgtgaaaacagaaaaaaaatgttttttcccttgatagcagaaaataatcattaatgaGGAAAAACTGAGAATTttctcatgaaaacaaaaaaatattttgctaattcttttttttttttcacgacaactgagaaaaatatttaatttatattcttttcagaaaaactgaattttctcATGGAAGCTGaaaattatttaattgattcagaaaaatgaatttgtttttgtgtgaaaacagaaaaactaataaataaattcacGGAAACAGAACATTATTTTGATTCAGAATTTTTCCTCATAAAAAAACCACAAATATTTTGgtaattcagatttttttttcttatgaaaacagaaaaaaaagatctaatttatattatattcagaaaaactgaaaattatttaattgattcagaaaaacaaattggttttgtgtgaaaacagaaaaacttagAATAAATTCACGGAAacagaaaattattttgattcatatttttttcttcataaaaaaaccaaaaatattttgctaattctgttttatttttctcacgaaaactgaaaattatttaattgattcagaaaaaaaaaattgttttcatgtgaaaacagaaaaaacttaTTTCCCCCTTgataacagaaaataatgattaataaggggaaaaaaattcttatgaaaaatttaaatcatcTCATTAatgaaaaaatttaaatatatatatatttttgataatccagatttttttcctcatgaaaacaaaaaaaagataatatttatattcttttcgGAAAAACAGAATTTTCTCACGGTAACTGAAAATTATTGAACTGAttcagaaaaactttttttcttttcatgtgaaaacagaaaaaactattttccctcgaaaacagaaaataatctcgtaaattcagaaaaactaagaataaattcacaaacacaaaaaaatatttttattcagatttttttcctgatgaaaacaaaaaaaaattttttcGTTAATCCAGAATTTAaattttcacatgaaaacagaaaactcttTATTATCTAAATTCTGAAATATGAGATAGTTTTAATTAAACTAATTAAATAAGTGAATGAAATatgtactatatatattttatactgtaAAATACTACGTGTAatccgtgtgtgtgtagttaaaTAAACCAGAACGAGTTTAGTTTgtgaaactttaaataaaaataaaatatatttttatcttcAGCGTCAGTGGGTGGATTCCAGCTCACCACGTGACGTCAGCAGAGTAAAGATGGCGGACGGTGGGATggaggctaacgttagcttcgGGCGCTGCTGAAGTTCCGGGACTTTCGGAGTTTCAGAGTTATTCTGAACTTTGCGGTGAACATCGACAGTAATATTCCACACGTGGGGAACCCCCGCGTCACCGCGGCCGGAGTTTCCTGTTGAGTTTGTCCCGCAAAGGCCTCACTCATCCGGGCATTAGCCCGCAGTGTTAGCACGTTAGCACCGGagcctgcttttgtttttgttcgcGCTGAGCTTCAGAtctgttcctctctttgtttcacTCGTTTCTTTAACCAACACGTGTTTGGTTTTAACCGGACCGAGCTTCTGATCACTTCACCTCCACAGGGTCGGATGTTTCTCAGCCCTGTTTTTCGTTAGAGGCTAACTCTGCTAACGAgccacatttattaaaaaaaaaacaccacagactttttttttttttttttagcttcgGGTCTGTTTATGAACTTTACTTCCGGGGAAACATGGATCCAGCCCGCAAACCTCCAGCAACATGCGGCAGCGGAAGCAGCGGCGACTCCAGCCCCGCGTCGCCGTCCGGCAGCTCCGCGACGCCCGGGGGCAACGTGTTCGCTAACGACGGCAGCTTCATGGAGATGTtcaagaagaagatggaggaggaggagaggaggaaaaaagagacgcagcagcagcaaacagctgGAGACGCCAGAGCCTCAGAACATGGACAGACACCAGTGGACAAGAAGCCCCCTCCAGTGACGAGCTTTGTAAGGGGTTCTGCCAGTTGTAAGATGAGATAGATCCACATGCATCCAAACACTGAGCCACACTTCTCACACCCTAAAGTATGAGTCGTAGTCACACTTGCATTGTTGTACACTGTATATGtaacacacagcagatcagTGAAGTCTAGGGATGCTCGTTGCTGATGATGGTTTCCCGGTGGACACACAATGTAGACCTTCTGCTCTGGTGTAGTCTCCTTCATTGGCTGCCCGCCTGCGAGAGCTCCTGTAACGGTTTCAGTCTTCTATCCCCTAACCCAGGTGGGGAAGCGCAGAGGCGGCGTGTTCCTTAAGACCGGCATGGTTGTGAAGAAGCAGAAACAGGACTCGGAGGTAAGGGGTTCTGTTGTCGGTGTCGGCGTGATCCGTGCGTTCTTGTGCTGACTCCggttgtttcttttcctccaggTTGTGCCGGGAAAGAGTGACGCCTGGTCAAAGTACATGGCCGAGGTGAAAAAGTACAAAGCCCACCAGTGCTGCGACGACGATAAAACCAGGCCTTTGGTCAAGTAGGCTCCACGGAGGTGGATGTGAAGCGACACTgctgagagaggggggggggggggacatcgCCTGGGAGAAGCCGGACACTCCCGACCCTCTCGTATTGACAGTTCAAGTGACCCTTCCCATCACGTCTTTCACAAACTGCTCATACTGactccccctttttttttgtatatcgTTTTTGTGTCGCTTATTTGTTCGATGTCGGTGATTTGATCTGGTGTCAAAAGGTGCTTCGAAAACTTGAACTCTCGTGATTATTTCTTCAATCTTTTCCAATTTCTTGTTAGGTTTCGTTAGTGATTTGATTTTATGCCAAATCGATTAAATTCACATTGCCTATTCGTGTTCTGTCGTGTCTCAGTTCTGTCATCGTCAGGTTCCATCAGAGGAAACTTGGGTTTCATGATAAGTTTTTCATGTTGAATTGCAAACGATCGAGTCCGTGGTGAAAGCAAAGATTTTTAATCAAGTCGGTTTGAGTTCTATACAGAAAAGAATTCATTCAAGAATTCAAGTACAATGAAAAAGTTTACATCTTTcattggagagaaaaaaaaaaagaagctcaaATTCATCAATTTGCAGTTTACAATTCTTACAGGTATCAGTGATAATAACATTATGATAAAAACAGCACCAAATAGACACACTGACCATGCATCAGAGAGGGAGACGTACAAAGGCACGCGTtcagccccacacacacattctgtctcACGCACACTCGCACTAAAAACCCACTCACTCCTCCCTGTCCACAGTGATATAGGTCTATCTTGTAAACATTGACAAACAgcatttgtcatttcatttaaCAATTCTATGAAGAATAGTATTTAAAATTTATCAAACTGTTTAGAAAAGTTATAGTCAACTGTGGTATTCGTGAAAACTTAAGCTGATCTCAGATCAGGAGTCCCAAGTGAAGCCCAGTCCGTCCGTCACCCAGAGCCACGTCCCATCGTCCGTCCCAGCGTCGCTTCATTAGACAGCGTCTGCTGGGTGTAGGAATCCCGCTGCATCATCATAGAGTCTTCCTCTTAGTGTCTCCTCCCTGGCTTTGACTGACATCTGGACAGGAATAGTACACTCAATAAAAGCAgtgacaggaaaataaaacttaaaaagagAATTGAGGACAGCTGAAATGACTCCAGGGAAAGGCATGCTGCAACCGACAGACGAGCAGAGAACAGAGCGGGACCGGGCAGAAAAAAGGACAACCTAAGACAGAACACCTGAGGGGAAGGAAGGAGCGAGGGAGTAAAATGGAGCAGGCTTCGAGGGTGGAGGGAGGGTCAGATTTTACCTGAGAAAGCGAGCTGCAAGTGAGGAGGCACAGCAACCTGAGACCCTGACTGGAGACTCTTATACAGATCTGAGGAGACAGGACAGGGGGACGAGGAGGGAGAGGGCGGGAGGAACAGACAAatcagggaggggaggagggggagacgtGGATAGAGATGGAAAGACAGATGGGGAAAGGACAGATGATGACAAAGCCAGAAGAAGTGTGAATAACAGAAAAGTGTCCAATACAGGGTTG is from Paralichthys olivaceus isolate ysfri-2021 chromosome 5, ASM2471397v2, whole genome shotgun sequence and encodes:
- the trir gene encoding telomerase RNA component interacting RNase; this encodes MDPARKPPATCGSGSSGDSSPASPSGSSATPGGNVFANDGSFMEMFKKKMEEEERRKKETQQQQTAGDARASEHGQTPVDKKPPPVTSFVGKRRGGVFLKTGMVVKKQKQDSEVVPGKSDAWSKYMAEVKKYKAHQCCDDDKTRPLVK